One Capricornis sumatraensis isolate serow.1 chromosome 8, serow.2, whole genome shotgun sequence genomic region harbors:
- the BRSK2 gene encoding serine/threonine-protein kinase BRSK2 isoform X2, giving the protein MTSTGKDGGGAQHAQYVGPYRLEKTLGKGQTGLVKLGIHCVTCQKVAVKIVNREKLSESVLMKVEREIAILKLIEHPHVLKLHDVYENKKYLYLVLEHVSGGELFDYLVKKGRLTPKEARKFFRQIISALDFCHSHSICHRDLKPENLLLDEKNNIRIADFGMASLQVGDSLLETSCGSPHYACPEVIRGEKYDGRKADVWSCGVILFALLVGALPFDDDNLRQLLEKVKRGVFHMPHFIPPDCQSLLRGMIEVDAARRLTLEHIQKHIWYIGGKNEPEPEQPVPRKVQIRSLPSLEDIDPDVLDSMHSLGCFRDRNKLLQDLLSEEENQEKMIYFLLLDRKERYPSHEDEDLPPRNEIDPPRKRVDSPMLNRHGKRRPERKSMEVLSVTDGGSPVPARRALEMAQHGQRSRSISGASSGLSTSPLSSPRVTPHPSPRGSPLPTPKGTPVHTPKESPAGTPNPTPPSSPSVGGVPWRTRLNSIKNSFLGSPRFHRRKLQVPTPEEMSNLTPESSPELAKKSWFGNFISLEKEEQVFVVIKDKPLSSIKADIVHAFLSIPSLSHSVISQTSFRAEYKATGGPAVFQKPVKFQVDITYTEGGAAQKENGIYSVTFTLLSGPSRRFKRVVETIQAQLLSTHEQPSAQHLSDTTNCMEMMTGRLSKCGIIPKS; this is encoded by the exons GCCTGGTGAAGCTGGGGATCCACTGTGTCACGTGCCAGAAGGTGGCCGTCAAGATCGTCAACCGGGAGAAGCTCAGCGAGTCCGTACTGATGAAG GTGGAGCGGGAGATCGCGATCCTGAAGCTGATCGAGCACCCCCACGTCCTCAAACTGCACGACgtctatgaaaacaaaaaatattt ATACCTGGTGCTAGAACATGTGTCTGGTGGAGAGCTCTTTGACTACCTGGTCAAGAAGGGGAGGCTGACCCCCAAAGAGGCCCGGAAGTTCTTCCGCCAGATCATCTCTGCGCTGGACTTCTGCCACAGCCACTCCATATG CCACAGGGATCTGAAACCAGAAAACCTTCTACTGGACGAGAAGAATAACATCCGGATCGCAGACTTCGGCATGGCGTCGCTGCAGGTTGGCGACAGCCTGCTGGAGACCAGCTGCGG GTCGCCCCACTATGCCTGTCCGGAGGTGATCCGG GGGGAGAAATACGACGGCCGCAAGGCAGACGTGTGGAGCTGCGGCGTGATTTTGTTCGCGCTGCTGGTG GGGGCGCTGCCCTTCGACGACGACAACCTGCGGCAGCTGCTGGAGAAGGTGAAGCGCGGGGTCTTCCACATGCCCCACTTCATCCCGCCCGACTGCCAGAGCCTGCTGCGCGGCATGATCGAGGTGGACGCGGCGCGGCGTCTCACG CTAGAGCACATTCAGAAACACATATGGTATAT AGGAGGCAAGAACGAGCCGGAGCCGGAGCAGCCTGTCCCTCGCAAGGTGCAGATCCGCTCCCTGCCCAGCCTGGAGGACATCGACCCCGACGTGCTGGACAGCATGCACTCGCTCGGCTGCTTCCGGGACCGCAACAAGCTGCTGCAGGACCTGCTGTCCGAGGA GGAGAACCAGGAGAAGATGatctatttcctcctcctggacCGGAAAGAGAGGTACCCGAGCCACGAGGACGAGGACTTGCCGCCCAGGAACGAGATAG ACCCGCCCCGGAAGCGCGTGGACTCCCCGATGCTCAACCGGCACGGCAAGCGGCGGCCCGAGCGGAAGTCCATGGAGGTGCTGAGCGTGACGGACGGCGGCTCCCCTGTGCCCGCACGGCGGGCCCTGGAGATGGCCCAGCACGGCCAGAG GTCCAGGTCCATCAGCGGCGCCTCCTCGGGCCTGTCCACCAGCCCGCTCAGCAGCCCCCGG GTGACCCCTCACCCCTCTCCGAGGGGCAGTCCCCTCCCTACCCCCAAGGGGACGCCTGTGCACACGCCCAAGGAGAGCCCGGCTGGCACGCCCAACCCCACGCCGCCATCCAGCCCCAGCGTGGGAGGGGTGCCCTGGAGGACGCGGCTCAACTCCATCAAGAACAGCTTCCTGGGGTCGCCCCGCTTCCACCGCCGGAAACTGCAAG TTCCGACACCCGAGGAGATGTCCAACCTGACCCCGGAGTCGTCCCCAGA GCTCGCTAAGAAGTCCTGGTTCGGAAACTTCATCAGCCTAGAGAAGGAGGAGCAGGTCTTCGTGGTCATCAAGGATAAGCCTCTGAGCTCCATCAAAGCTGACATCGTCCACGCCTTCCTGTCG ATCCCCAGCCTCAGCCACAGCGTCATCTCGCAGACGAGCTTCCGGGCGGAGTACAAGGCGACCGGGGGCCCGGCCGTGTTCCAGAAGCCGGTCAAGTTCCAGGTGGACATCACGTACACGGAGGGCGGGGCCGCGCAGAAGGAGAACGGCATCTACTCGGTCACGTTCACGCTCCTGTCAG GCCCGAGCCGCCGCTTCAAGAGGGTCGTGGAGACCATTCAGGCCCAGCTGCTGAGCACACACGAGCAGCCCTCTGCCCAGCACTTGTCAG ACACCACTAACTGTATGGAAATGATGACGGGGAGGCTTTCCAAATGTG
- the BRSK2 gene encoding serine/threonine-protein kinase BRSK2 isoform X1: protein MTSTGKDGGGAQHAQYVGPYRLEKTLGKGQTGLVKLGIHCVTCQKVAVKIVNREKLSESVLMKVEREIAILKLIEHPHVLKLHDVYENKKYLYLVLEHVSGGELFDYLVKKGRLTPKEARKFFRQIISALDFCHSHSICHRDLKPENLLLDEKNNIRIADFGMASLQVGDSLLETSCGSPHYACPEVIRGEKYDGRKADVWSCGVILFALLVGALPFDDDNLRQLLEKVKRGVFHMPHFIPPDCQSLLRGMIEVDAARRLTLEHIQKHIWYIGGKNEPEPEQPVPRKVQIRSLPSLEDIDPDVLDSMHSLGCFRDRNKLLQDLLSEEENQEKMIYFLLLDRKERYPSHEDEDLPPRNEIDPPRKRVDSPMLNRHGKRRPERKSMEVLSVTDGGSPVPARRALEMAQHGQRSRSISGASSGLSTSPLSSPRVTPHPSPRGSPLPTPKGTPVHTPKESPAGTPNPTPPSSPSVGGVPWRTRLNSIKNSFLGSPRFHRRKLQVPTPEEMSNLTPESSPELAKKSWFGNFISLEKEEQVFVVIKDKPLSSIKADIVHAFLSIPSLSHSVISQTSFRAEYKATGGPAVFQKPVKFQVDITYTEGGAAQKENGIYSVTFTLLSGPSRRFKRVVETIQAQLLSTHEQPSAQHLSEPPPPAPGLSWGAGLKGQKVATSYESSL, encoded by the exons GCCTGGTGAAGCTGGGGATCCACTGTGTCACGTGCCAGAAGGTGGCCGTCAAGATCGTCAACCGGGAGAAGCTCAGCGAGTCCGTACTGATGAAG GTGGAGCGGGAGATCGCGATCCTGAAGCTGATCGAGCACCCCCACGTCCTCAAACTGCACGACgtctatgaaaacaaaaaatattt ATACCTGGTGCTAGAACATGTGTCTGGTGGAGAGCTCTTTGACTACCTGGTCAAGAAGGGGAGGCTGACCCCCAAAGAGGCCCGGAAGTTCTTCCGCCAGATCATCTCTGCGCTGGACTTCTGCCACAGCCACTCCATATG CCACAGGGATCTGAAACCAGAAAACCTTCTACTGGACGAGAAGAATAACATCCGGATCGCAGACTTCGGCATGGCGTCGCTGCAGGTTGGCGACAGCCTGCTGGAGACCAGCTGCGG GTCGCCCCACTATGCCTGTCCGGAGGTGATCCGG GGGGAGAAATACGACGGCCGCAAGGCAGACGTGTGGAGCTGCGGCGTGATTTTGTTCGCGCTGCTGGTG GGGGCGCTGCCCTTCGACGACGACAACCTGCGGCAGCTGCTGGAGAAGGTGAAGCGCGGGGTCTTCCACATGCCCCACTTCATCCCGCCCGACTGCCAGAGCCTGCTGCGCGGCATGATCGAGGTGGACGCGGCGCGGCGTCTCACG CTAGAGCACATTCAGAAACACATATGGTATAT AGGAGGCAAGAACGAGCCGGAGCCGGAGCAGCCTGTCCCTCGCAAGGTGCAGATCCGCTCCCTGCCCAGCCTGGAGGACATCGACCCCGACGTGCTGGACAGCATGCACTCGCTCGGCTGCTTCCGGGACCGCAACAAGCTGCTGCAGGACCTGCTGTCCGAGGA GGAGAACCAGGAGAAGATGatctatttcctcctcctggacCGGAAAGAGAGGTACCCGAGCCACGAGGACGAGGACTTGCCGCCCAGGAACGAGATAG ACCCGCCCCGGAAGCGCGTGGACTCCCCGATGCTCAACCGGCACGGCAAGCGGCGGCCCGAGCGGAAGTCCATGGAGGTGCTGAGCGTGACGGACGGCGGCTCCCCTGTGCCCGCACGGCGGGCCCTGGAGATGGCCCAGCACGGCCAGAG GTCCAGGTCCATCAGCGGCGCCTCCTCGGGCCTGTCCACCAGCCCGCTCAGCAGCCCCCGG GTGACCCCTCACCCCTCTCCGAGGGGCAGTCCCCTCCCTACCCCCAAGGGGACGCCTGTGCACACGCCCAAGGAGAGCCCGGCTGGCACGCCCAACCCCACGCCGCCATCCAGCCCCAGCGTGGGAGGGGTGCCCTGGAGGACGCGGCTCAACTCCATCAAGAACAGCTTCCTGGGGTCGCCCCGCTTCCACCGCCGGAAACTGCAAG TTCCGACACCCGAGGAGATGTCCAACCTGACCCCGGAGTCGTCCCCAGA GCTCGCTAAGAAGTCCTGGTTCGGAAACTTCATCAGCCTAGAGAAGGAGGAGCAGGTCTTCGTGGTCATCAAGGATAAGCCTCTGAGCTCCATCAAAGCTGACATCGTCCACGCCTTCCTGTCG ATCCCCAGCCTCAGCCACAGCGTCATCTCGCAGACGAGCTTCCGGGCGGAGTACAAGGCGACCGGGGGCCCGGCCGTGTTCCAGAAGCCGGTCAAGTTCCAGGTGGACATCACGTACACGGAGGGCGGGGCCGCGCAGAAGGAGAACGGCATCTACTCGGTCACGTTCACGCTCCTGTCAG GCCCGAGCCGCCGCTTCAAGAGGGTCGTGGAGACCATTCAGGCCCAGCTGCTGAGCACACACGAGCAGCCCTCTGCCCAGCACTTGTCAG AACCCCCCCCGCCAGCTCCAGGACTAAGCTGGGGTGCTGGGCTTAAGGGCCAGAAGGTGGCCACCAGCTACGAGAGTAGCCTCTGA